Proteins encoded together in one Lathyrus oleraceus cultivar Zhongwan6 chromosome 5, CAAS_Psat_ZW6_1.0, whole genome shotgun sequence window:
- the LOC127084358 gene encoding probable LRR receptor-like serine/threonine-protein kinase At1g06840 (The sequence of the model RefSeq protein was modified relative to this genomic sequence to represent the inferred CDS: added 145 bases not found in genome assembly), whose translation MFLSEGRKHQVVFSLWFCFYLVLIAAQDNITDPTEVEALKAIKERLIDPNGNLSNWIRGDPCTSRWTGVLCFNETLIDGYLHVQELQLMNLSLSGNLAPEIGSLAYMERLNFMWNKITGSIPKEIGNIKSLVLLLLNGNLLTGSLPDELGFLPNLDRIQIDQNHISGPLPTSFANLNKTKHFHMNNNSISGQIPPELWRLPKLVHFLLDNNNLSGYLPPELSKLPSLLILQLDNNNFEGNSIPDTYSNMSKLLKLSLKNCNLKGPIPDLSRIPRLLYLDLSSNQLSESIPSDLSQNITTIDLSNNVLTGTIPSSFSNLPNLQKLSLANNSLIGSVPSTLWQNKTLNGTERFILELENNQFTTVSGSIDLPPNVTVLLRGNPLCSNNSLGQLCSSEGVNNGDGLIPSNANGFCPAQSCPPPYEYSLDCFCAAPLLVDYRLKSPGFSDFRPFINEFEKYLTTGLTINMSQLNFTFRWEAGPRLRMNLKFFPVYLGQNSSHTFNETEVARIKSMFTGWNIPDSDLFGPYELINFNMGIYQNVTVTSSKSGISTGAIVGIVLGAIACAVTLSAIVTLLILRTKLKDYRAVSKRRHVSKISIKIDGVRAFTYGELSSATNNFSSSAQVGQGGYGKVYKGIISDGTVVAIKRAQEGSLQGEKEFLTEISLLSRLHHRNLVSLVGYCDEEGEQMLVYEYMPNGTLRDHLSVSSKEPLTFITRLKIALGSAKGLMYLHNEADPPIFHRDVKASNILLDSKLSAKVADFGLSRLAPVPDMEGIVPGHVSTVVKGTPGYLDPEYFLTHKLTDKSDVYSLGVVFLELLTGMHPISHGKNIVREVNLSYQAGVIFSIIDERMGSYPSEHVEKFLTLALKCCNDEPDNRPKMAEVVRELENIWNVMPESDTRRGESVTSVSDSSKAMSTPSSSSAAIRTSFVSGDVSGSDLVSGVIPSIKPR comes from the exons ATGTTTCTTTCAGAAGGTCGCAAGCATCAAGTTGTTTTCAGTTTATGGTTTTGTTTCTATTTGGTGCTTATTGCTGCACAGGATAATATCACTGACCCTACCGAAG TTGAAGCATTAAAAGCCATAAAAGAAAGGTTGATTGATCCTAATGGAAATTTGAGCAATTGGATACGCGGAGACCCATGTACATCTCGCTGGACAGGAGTTTTATGTTTCAATGAAACATTAATTGATGGCTATTTACACGTTCAAGAATT GCAACTAATGAATTTGAGCTTGTCCGGAAATTTGGCACCAGAAATTGGCAGCTTAGCTTATATGGAAAGATT GAACTTCATGTGGAACAAAATAACAGGGAGTATTCCAAAGGAAATTGGCAATATCAAATCTCTAGTCCTCTT GCTATTAAATGGAAATCTATTAACAGGTTCACTGCCAGATGAGCTTGGCTTTCTTCCGAACCTTGATAGAATACAAATCGATCAAAATCATATATCAGGACCTCTACCAACATCATTTGCAAACCTAAACAAGACAAAGCATTT TCACATGAACAATAATTCAATTAGCGGGCAAATCCCACCAGAACTCTGGCGATTACCAAAGCTTGTTCACTT CCTTCTTGACAACAACAATTTATCAGGATATCTTCCTCCTGAGCTGTCCAAACTTCCAAGCCTGCTTATACT GACCTTAGTTCCAATCAGTTGAGTGAATCAATTCCTTCCGATCTTTCACAAAACATCACAACCat TGATTTATCAAACAACGTACTTACGGGAACCATTCCGTCCTCATTTTCTAATCTTCCAAATCTTCAGAAATT GTCTCTTGCAAACAATTCATTGATTGGCAGTGTTCCTTCTACACTTTGGCAGAACAAGACTTTAAATGGAACAGAAAGATTTATCTT GGAGTTGGAAAATAATCAATTCACAACTGTATCAGGCAGTATTGATCTTCCTCCAAATGTCACAGTCTT GCTTCGTGGAAATCCTCTATGCTCAAATAACAGCCTGGGTCAGCTCTGTAGCTCTGAAGGTGTTAACAACGGAGATGGCCTAATTCCATCAAACGCCAATGGATTCTGTCCTGCTCAATCGTGCCCACCACCTTACGAGTACTCTTTGGATTGTTTCTGTGCCGCCCCATTGCTTGTTGATTACCGACTGAAAAGTCCCGGGTTTTCAGATTTCCGTCCATTTATTAATGAATTTGAGAAGTACCTGACTACTGGTCTTACTATAAATATGAGTCAGTTAAACTTTACTTTTCGGTGGGAGGCAGGACCTCGACTGAGAATGAACTTGAAGTTTTTTCCTGTATATCTTGGTCAAAATAGTTCTCATACTTTCAATGAAACCGAGGTCGCACGAATTAAAAGCATGTTCACAGGATGGAATATTCCTGACAGTGATTTGTTTGGGCCCTATGAATTGATCAACTTCAATATGGGTATTTACCAGAATG TTACTGTCACCTCTTCAAAATCAGGGATAAGTACAGGAGCAATAGTCGGCATAGTCTTGGGAGCAATTGCATGTGCGGTGACGTTGTCTGCGATTGTTACTCTTCTTATATTAAGAACAAAATTGAAAGATTATCGTGCAGTTTCCAAACGGCGTCATG TGTCTAAAATCTCGATAAAAATTGATGGTGTAAGGGCCTTCACTTATGGAGAATTATCCTCCGCTACAAACAATTTTAGCAGCTCTGCTCAAGTAGGACAAGGGGGATACGGAAAGGTATATAAAGGTATTATATCTGATGGCACTGTTGTTGCCATTAAACGTGCACAGGAGGGGTCATTGCAAGGCGAGAAGGAGTTCCTTACAGAAATATCGTTACTATCAAGGTTACATCATCGCAACCTTGTCTCTTTGGTTGGATACTGTGATGAAGAAGGTGAACAGATGCTGGTTTATGAATATATGCCAAATGGAACACTAAGGGATCACCTTTCTG TTTCATCAAAAGAACCTCTGACTTTTATCACGAGATTGAAAATCGCACTAGGGTCAGCTAAAGGTCTCATGTATCTACACAATGAAGCTGATCCTCCAATATTTCATCGGGATGTCAAGGCCAGCAACATATTATTGGACTCTAAGCTCTCCGCAAAAGTGGCAGATTTTGGACTTTCACGGCTTGCCCCAGTTCCAGATATGGAAGGCATTGTGCCTGGTCATGTATCTACAGTGGTAAAAGGGACACCG GGTTACCTTGATCCAGAATACTTCTTAACTCACAAGTTGACCGACAAGAGTGATGTTTACAGTCTCGGTGTTGTGTTTCTTGAACTTTTGACCGGAATGCATCCTATCTCACATGGCAAAAATATTGTTAGAGAG GTCAATCTTTCGTACCAAGCCGGCGTAATATTTTCAATCATCGACGAGCGAATGGGGTCGTACCCATCCGAGCACGTAGAGAAATTTTTGACATTGGCCCTCAAGTGTTGCAATGACGAGCCAGATAATCGACCAAAAATGGCAGAAGTAGTTAGAGAGCTTGAAAACATATGGAATGTAATGCCGGAATCAGATACAAGAAGAGGTGAATCTGTAACCAGTGTGAGTGATTCAAGCAAAGCAATGAGTACACCATCTTCATCATCTGCTGCTATAAGGACTTCTTTTGTATCAGGTGATGTGTCTGGTAGTGACCTTGTTAGTGGAGTAATACCAAGCATTAAGCCAAGATAG